The following proteins come from a genomic window of Paenibacillus sp. CAA11:
- a CDS encoding N-acetyltransferase, whose amino-acid sequence MTYLQITKENIDREHICCALGAKQYEDAVREKKQWLSDRMEEGLKFYRLDDRAKVFIEYLPAERAWVPIDAPNYMYIDCLWVSGRHKGSGHSRNLLDQCIQDAKKAGMDGIVHLSSKKKMPYLSDKRYLEHMGFTVVDQAGPYFELLVLKWNEQAPNPSFKASVHGRASSDQGIFIYYTAQCPFAIGVLEDLRQVAEAKGVPFQTQRITTREEAQQSPAIWTTFSLFYNGKFVTHEIMSAGKFEKLLEKSW is encoded by the coding sequence ATGACTTATTTGCAAATTACGAAGGAGAATATCGATAGAGAACATATATGCTGCGCACTGGGGGCCAAGCAGTACGAAGACGCGGTACGCGAGAAGAAGCAATGGCTAAGCGATCGAATGGAGGAAGGGCTCAAATTCTATCGGCTTGATGACAGGGCCAAGGTATTTATCGAGTACTTGCCTGCTGAGAGAGCATGGGTACCCATCGACGCTCCGAATTACATGTACATTGACTGCCTTTGGGTTTCAGGACGGCATAAAGGTAGCGGGCACAGTAGAAACCTGCTGGATCAATGTATTCAGGATGCGAAGAAGGCGGGTATGGACGGTATCGTCCATTTGTCCAGTAAGAAGAAGATGCCTTATCTGAGTGACAAGCGCTATCTTGAGCACATGGGCTTCACGGTAGTGGATCAAGCCGGTCCTTATTTCGAACTTTTGGTTCTCAAATGGAATGAGCAAGCGCCGAACCCCTCTTTTAAAGCATCGGTTCATGGAAGGGCAAGCTCAGATCAGGGCATTTTCATCTACTATACTGCTCAGTGCCCATTCGCTATAGGTGTGCTAGAGGATTTGCGTCAAGTGGCAGAGGCCAAGGGAGTTCCTTTTCAGACGCAGCGCATCACCACAAGGGAAGAGGCCCAGCAATCTCCTGCCATATGGACAACGTTCAGTCTGTTCTATAACGGTAAATTCGTGACGCATGAAATTATGAGTGCAGGTAAATTTGAGAAGCTGCTTGAGAAGTCTTGGTAA
- a CDS encoding YqeB family protein, whose translation MSAPKTYPDSSATIVGFTKSALIMMYGGLGVVGAVIGYFIPSLAKWLLNLPWFPFEGPLKLIRKFDGPWLPFILGAVGLIIGVILAYIVAKETLRIILSDASVRLVIGDYTQDILREEMGSVFLDKKHLVILGRNGFELAREQSDESANKVAEAFKRHGYPWLDSGDPYKEEFCRWVPETPDLPAAANALLKARESALKKDEAEDIRDLRRELAKLGYIIRDEKSRQFWRKAQ comes from the coding sequence ATGTCTGCACCGAAAACATACCCTGACTCATCCGCCACCATTGTAGGTTTTACTAAATCTGCATTGATTATGATGTATGGCGGACTGGGAGTCGTTGGTGCTGTAATCGGTTATTTTATTCCTAGTCTAGCCAAGTGGCTCTTAAATCTCCCCTGGTTTCCGTTTGAAGGTCCGCTGAAGCTTATCCGTAAGTTTGATGGACCATGGCTGCCCTTTATCCTCGGTGCGGTGGGGTTAATTATTGGAGTTATTCTAGCTTATATTGTAGCTAAAGAGACCCTTCGAATTATCCTATCGGATGCCAGTGTTAGACTGGTGATTGGGGACTATACACAGGACATCCTAAGAGAAGAGATGGGGAGCGTATTTTTGGATAAAAAGCATCTCGTTATCTTGGGGAGAAATGGGTTCGAGCTTGCGAGAGAGCAAAGCGATGAGTCTGCCAATAAAGTTGCAGAAGCCTTCAAGAGGCATGGTTACCCTTGGCTGGATTCCGGTGATCCCTATAAGGAAGAATTCTGCCGTTGGGTGCCGGAAACTCCAGATTTGCCTGCGGCTGCTAACGCTCTCTTGAAGGCACGCGAGTCCGCACTGAAGAAGGACGAGGCGGAGGATATCCGCGACTTACGGCGGGAACTGGCGAAGCTGGGCTACATTATACGTGATGAGAAATCGCGGCAATTCTGGCGTAAGGCACAATAA
- a CDS encoding TetR/AcrR family transcriptional regulator translates to MNDKAKPSFIAGARREQIIEAAIKTLDEIGYVKTSLSQIAKRAGISTALISYHFSDKHDLMDQLLTRLIEMSTAYIKDSVSREQNSQAQLDAFIRASLTYQHTYPERSTALVEIVFHVRTSDHVPYYKLQDDSEDEQMALLRSILSEGQKKGEFGSFHIDVLASFIQGAIGEYMLHTGITKKVSLEVYATQLIHIVNRAMQC, encoded by the coding sequence TTGAACGACAAGGCAAAGCCATCATTCATTGCAGGTGCAAGACGGGAACAAATTATTGAAGCAGCGATAAAAACCCTGGATGAGATTGGATATGTAAAGACCAGTCTGTCACAAATAGCTAAGCGAGCCGGTATTAGTACAGCTCTGATCTCATATCATTTTTCTGACAAACATGATCTGATGGACCAGTTGCTCACACGGCTGATTGAAATGTCCACGGCTTACATTAAGGACAGTGTCAGCAGAGAACAAAACTCCCAAGCTCAATTGGATGCATTCATTAGAGCTAGTCTCACCTACCAACATACATATCCTGAACGCAGCACAGCCCTGGTGGAGATTGTGTTTCATGTCAGGACTTCCGATCATGTTCCTTATTATAAATTGCAAGACGATTCGGAAGATGAGCAGATGGCTTTGCTTAGGAGCATCTTAAGTGAAGGACAGAAGAAGGGGGAATTCGGCTCATTTCATATTGATGTGCTGGCCAGCTTTATTCAAGGAGCGATTGGAGAATATATGCTCCATACAGGAATCACTAAGAAGGTCAGTTTAGAAGTTTATGCGACACAGCTCATTCACATCGTGAATAGAGCCATGCAATGTTAA
- a CDS encoding alpha/beta hydrolase encodes MTNTGSNRISFKLIEQQEESNHLVIVLPGAGYTTQAPLLHFTTKLFYTKGFDVLHMNYTLSKQEVSVLSEDDFAKDVEFTIDNAIKNKKYCNYYVVAKSIGTITLGYLLNHTRLKEAKVVWLTPLLQRNDVFNAMVNNSNKGLCIIGDKDRCYIVDRYEKLKSNQNMKLKMIDGGNHNLELDGEPIKSIEVLKNIISVIDEF; translated from the coding sequence GTGACTAATACTGGTTCTAATAGGATTTCTTTTAAATTGATAGAACAACAAGAAGAAAGTAATCATTTAGTTATTGTCTTACCAGGGGCTGGTTACACAACACAAGCTCCCTTGTTACACTTTACAACAAAGTTATTTTACACTAAAGGTTTTGATGTCCTTCACATGAACTACACCCTTAGCAAGCAAGAGGTATCTGTTCTAAGTGAAGACGATTTCGCAAAAGATGTAGAATTTACTATCGACAATGCAATCAAGAACAAGAAATACTGTAATTATTATGTAGTGGCAAAATCAATAGGGACGATAACTTTGGGCTATCTGCTTAATCACACAAGGTTGAAGGAAGCAAAAGTAGTATGGTTGACTCCATTGCTTCAAAGAAATGATGTATTTAACGCAATGGTTAACAATAGCAATAAAGGACTCTGTATAATTGGAGATAAGGATCGTTGTTACATTGTGGACCGTTATGAGAAATTGAAAAGCAATCAAAATATGAAATTAAAAATGATCGACGGTGGAAATCACAATTTAGAGCTTGATGGAGAACCCATTAAATCTATCGAAGTGTTAAAAAATATAATCTCTGTGATTGATGAGTTTTAA
- a CDS encoding metal-dependent hydrolase has product MLNRNISFTWLGFGGFYIKTPGNKEILIDPWIKNNPSCPETIKNIQKVDYILLTHAHRDHAEDAVWLAQTTGAIVLAGWELAFILQKKGVKNVVAINKGGTRKLGDIAITAVHADHSSAFVDDDQIIYGGEPMGYVIKFENGYTVYHAGDTNVFGDMALIAELYDPELALLPIGDVFTMSPREAAKAVRLLNIKHVIPTHFGGFDFLTGRPSELSALLSDIEDLTVYDICPGDTIQ; this is encoded by the coding sequence ATGTTAAACCGGAATATTTCTTTTACTTGGCTTGGTTTTGGCGGATTTTATATAAAAACACCCGGAAATAAAGAAATACTTATTGATCCATGGATTAAAAACAATCCTTCCTGCCCCGAGACGATTAAAAACATTCAAAAAGTTGATTACATTTTACTCACACATGCACATCGAGATCATGCAGAAGATGCTGTTTGGCTTGCGCAAACGACAGGTGCCATAGTATTGGCAGGCTGGGAATTGGCATTTATTCTCCAGAAAAAAGGTGTCAAAAATGTTGTTGCGATAAATAAGGGCGGAACTCGAAAATTAGGAGACATTGCAATTACTGCTGTACATGCAGACCATTCTTCGGCTTTCGTTGATGATGATCAGATTATCTATGGTGGGGAGCCGATGGGGTACGTAATCAAATTCGAAAATGGATACACGGTCTATCACGCTGGGGACACCAACGTATTTGGCGATATGGCTCTAATTGCGGAATTATACGATCCAGAGCTGGCATTATTGCCAATTGGCGATGTCTTTACGATGTCCCCTCGAGAGGCGGCCAAGGCAGTCCGCCTTCTAAATATAAAACATGTAATCCCGACACATTTTGGCGGATTTGATTTTTTAACCGGTCGACCAAGCGAACTTTCTGCTCTGCTTTCTGATATTGAAGATTTAACGGTTTATGATATATGTCCTGGTGATACCATTCAGTAA
- a CDS encoding carboxymuconolactone decarboxylase family protein yields the protein MTEKRYEVGLQFMNEVVGESGGHTRDFLKEIAPDFERFLVEFPFGDIYSRPKLDLKSREIATIAALTALGYAIPQLKVHINGALKVGCTKDEILEIMMQMAVYAGFPAALNGLNAAKEVFTTI from the coding sequence ATGACGGAAAAAAGATATGAAGTCGGTTTACAATTCATGAATGAGGTTGTCGGAGAATCTGGAGGTCATACTCGTGACTTTTTGAAAGAAATTGCCCCAGATTTTGAACGTTTCTTAGTTGAATTTCCATTCGGTGACATCTACAGTCGGCCTAAATTGGATCTGAAATCTCGAGAAATTGCTACAATCGCTGCTTTAACAGCCCTTGGTTACGCAATCCCCCAACTGAAAGTACATATTAATGGTGCCTTAAAAGTTGGATGCACAAAAGATGAGATTTTAGAGATCATGATGCAAATGGCAGTCTATGCTGGTTTCCCCGCCGCTTTAAATGGATTGAATGCGGCTAAGGAAGTTTTTACAACTATATAG
- a CDS encoding MerR family transcriptional regulator, translating into MNIKEVAERTGLSAHTIRFYERSGLIPKIKRNDSGIRDFTDSDVNFLIFMVTLKKTGMSLEDILEFTKEGCILERLESGEMPKEPVSKRLSILMDHQNKLLEQQQNIELLMNAVAQKISFYEKYIEGTGKIETEDFKDDGKKI; encoded by the coding sequence ATGAATATTAAAGAAGTTGCGGAAAGAACCGGACTTTCTGCACATACCATTCGATTTTATGAAAGAAGTGGGTTGATTCCAAAAATAAAGAGAAACGATAGCGGAATACGAGATTTTACGGATTCTGATGTGAACTTTCTTATATTTATGGTAACTCTCAAAAAAACAGGGATGTCCCTTGAAGATATTTTGGAGTTTACAAAAGAAGGCTGCATACTGGAACGTTTGGAATCCGGAGAGATGCCCAAAGAGCCAGTTAGCAAGCGACTTTCGATTCTTATGGATCATCAGAATAAGTTACTTGAACAACAACAAAATATTGAATTACTTATGAATGCCGTAGCTCAAAAAATTTCATTCTACGAAAAGTACATTGAGGGCACGGGTAAAATAGAAACGGAGGATTTTAAAGATGACGGAAAAAAGATATGA
- a CDS encoding ribonuclease J yields MGSKLLIAALGGVNEIGKNMYFIEYGQDIVVIDCGSKFPDENLPGIDLIVPDITYLLENQERVRALIVTHGHEDHIGGIPYFLKQLNVPVYGAQLTLGLIKIKLKEHGILRDAMLHVINADSTVDCGAIRATFFATSHSIPDCLGVFFQTPEGNVVHTGDFKFDMSPVSGPYPDLHRMADIGKQGVKVLLSESTNAERPGFTPSERLVGDHILDAFARAKQQVFISTFASNVNRVQQIIDAAVETGRKLVLLGRSMVNVVSVARDLGYLNLPDNLLIEAVETERYASNKIAVLCTGSQGEPMAALSRLASSKHPKIEILPGDTVIIAAGAIPGNERNLAHVIDNLYALGAKVIYGSGSSTGMHVSGHGSQEELKLMMTLMKPEYLIPIHGEFRMLYQHRQLAESVGIPGENVFIVNNGDTIQVEGGRASLGRKVASGNSLVDGLGIGDVGNIVLRDRRKLSSDGMIIIVTTLSKTEKHMLASPEVISRGFVFVRDSEELMNQIQERVLSTMNELTEFERSQWNLIKQTLKDNVGQYIYSQTKRRPMILPIIIEV; encoded by the coding sequence TTGGGAAGTAAATTGCTTATCGCGGCTTTAGGCGGCGTCAATGAGATCGGGAAAAACATGTATTTTATTGAGTACGGCCAAGATATTGTGGTTATAGATTGCGGGTCCAAATTTCCTGATGAGAACCTGCCAGGTATCGATTTGATTGTCCCGGATATCACTTACTTGTTGGAAAACCAAGAGAGGGTCAGAGCGCTTATCGTGACCCATGGACATGAGGATCACATTGGCGGGATTCCTTATTTTCTTAAGCAATTGAATGTACCCGTATACGGGGCTCAGCTGACTCTGGGTCTCATTAAGATCAAATTAAAAGAGCATGGCATTCTTAGAGACGCGATGCTCCACGTCATCAATGCGGATTCAACCGTGGATTGCGGAGCAATACGTGCGACATTCTTCGCTACCAGTCACAGCATCCCTGATTGCCTTGGTGTCTTCTTCCAGACGCCGGAAGGCAATGTTGTGCATACTGGTGACTTCAAATTTGATATGTCGCCAGTGAGTGGACCCTATCCGGACTTACACCGGATGGCGGATATAGGCAAACAGGGGGTCAAGGTTCTATTATCAGAAAGCACCAATGCAGAGCGTCCCGGATTTACACCTTCTGAGCGTTTGGTGGGCGATCATATTCTTGATGCATTTGCCAGGGCCAAACAGCAGGTGTTCATCTCCACCTTTGCCTCCAATGTAAACCGGGTTCAGCAAATTATCGATGCGGCGGTGGAGACAGGCCGTAAGCTCGTCCTGCTTGGTCGGAGCATGGTCAATGTGGTTTCAGTGGCGCGCGATCTCGGTTATTTAAATCTTCCGGACAATTTGCTTATTGAGGCGGTGGAGACCGAGAGATATGCCTCGAATAAGATCGCTGTACTCTGTACAGGAAGCCAAGGTGAACCCATGGCTGCACTTTCACGGCTAGCTAGCTCCAAACATCCCAAGATTGAGATCCTCCCAGGGGATACGGTTATTATCGCTGCAGGAGCCATTCCCGGTAACGAACGTAACCTCGCCCATGTTATTGATAATCTTTATGCTCTGGGTGCCAAAGTGATATATGGCTCTGGCAGCTCAACAGGCATGCATGTCTCCGGACACGGAAGCCAAGAAGAGCTTAAACTAATGATGACTTTGATGAAGCCGGAGTATCTGATTCCGATCCACGGTGAATTTAGAATGCTGTATCAACACCGTCAGCTGGCGGAGTCTGTTGGAATCCCTGGTGAGAACGTATTTATCGTTAATAACGGGGATACGATCCAGGTAGAGGGCGGAAGGGCTTCTTTAGGCCGCAAAGTTGCTTCCGGCAACAGTCTTGTAGATGGCCTCGGCATCGGCGATGTAGGCAATATTGTACTGCGCGATCGTCGCAAGCTGTCTTCAGACGGGATGATCATCATTGTTACCACTTTAAGCAAAACGGAAAAGCATATGCTTGCATCACCCGAAGTGATTTCCAGAGGCTTTGTGTTCGTTAGGGATTCTGAAGAGCTGATGAATCAGATTCAGGAGAGGGTCTTATCGACCATGAATGAATTGACGGAGTTTGAGCGGAGTCAATGGAATCTGATCAAGCAGACGCTTAAAGACAACGTAGGTCAATATATTTACAGTCAGACAAAGAGAAGGCCGATGATTCTTCCAATCATTATTGAAGTTTAG
- the poxB gene encoding ubiquinone-dependent pyruvate dehydrogenase: MKTTIADQVLEALLNAGVKRIYGIVGDSLNAILDSIRRSEQIEWIHVRHEEVAAFAAGADADLTGSIAVCAGSSGPGNMHLINGLYDCHRNRVPVLAIAAHIPSDEFGSDYFQETHPERLFQECSHFCEIITTPRQMPRTLTMAIQTAVARSGVSVIILPGDVAALNASDQPVPEHVYHVTKPVVQPSDSEIRKLADYLNQDKKITLLCGSGCAGAQAQLMELCDRLKSPMVIALRGKEHLEYDNPYLVGLTGLIGYSSGYHAMMDCDILLMLGTDFPYRQFYPEHAIKLQVDLQSSHLGRRTKLDLGLCGDVKATIEALLPHLTTEHSSKHLEKCVDRYAKVRKDLDELAVGKPGRKPIHPQYLTKVISDTAAENAIFTCDVGTPTVWAARYLEMNPSRRLLGSFNHGTMANALPQAIGAQVSNPNRLVVSLSGDGGLTMLMGDLLTLKQHQLPIKVVVFNNGALGFVELEMKAAGFLESGTELVNPNFAKVAEAMEIKGIRVEDPAELPEAMKQAFDHPGPVLVDVVVNRQELSLPPRINLKQAEGFTLWMMKAVLNGRGDELIELAKTNLLR, from the coding sequence ATGAAAACAACAATTGCGGATCAAGTTCTAGAAGCTTTACTAAATGCCGGAGTCAAACGCATCTACGGGATTGTAGGTGATTCGCTTAATGCCATACTGGATTCGATCCGCCGATCGGAACAAATTGAATGGATTCATGTTCGTCATGAGGAGGTAGCTGCTTTTGCAGCCGGTGCGGATGCAGATCTTACAGGCAGTATTGCAGTCTGTGCAGGCAGCAGCGGCCCCGGTAATATGCACTTGATCAACGGGCTATATGATTGTCATCGCAACCGGGTCCCTGTACTAGCCATTGCCGCTCATATTCCGAGTGATGAATTCGGCAGTGATTACTTCCAGGAGACCCATCCTGAGAGGCTGTTTCAGGAATGCAGCCATTTCTGTGAAATCATCACGACGCCTAGGCAGATGCCGCGTACGTTAACGATGGCAATACAAACCGCGGTTGCCCGCTCTGGGGTGTCAGTAATCATCCTGCCAGGGGATGTGGCCGCGCTTAATGCCTCTGACCAGCCTGTTCCGGAACATGTGTACCATGTGACCAAGCCGGTGGTTCAGCCTTCGGATTCGGAGATCCGGAAGCTGGCAGACTATTTGAATCAAGACAAAAAAATCACTCTTCTCTGCGGTTCCGGCTGCGCAGGTGCTCAGGCACAGTTAATGGAGCTCTGTGATCGATTGAAATCACCCATGGTGATCGCACTACGAGGTAAGGAACATTTAGAATATGATAATCCTTACCTTGTTGGTCTGACAGGACTGATTGGGTATTCTTCGGGCTACCACGCGATGATGGATTGCGATATTCTGCTAATGCTGGGCACCGATTTCCCTTATCGACAGTTCTACCCGGAGCATGCCATTAAGCTTCAGGTCGATCTTCAGTCCTCACACTTAGGGCGCAGGACGAAGCTTGACCTCGGATTATGCGGAGATGTGAAAGCCACAATAGAAGCATTGCTGCCTCATCTCACCACAGAGCATAGCAGCAAGCATCTGGAGAAGTGTGTTGACAGGTATGCTAAAGTACGCAAGGACCTGGATGAACTGGCTGTTGGTAAGCCGGGTAGGAAGCCGATTCATCCTCAATATCTGACAAAGGTGATCAGTGATACGGCTGCTGAAAATGCGATCTTTACATGCGATGTTGGCACTCCAACAGTATGGGCGGCACGCTATCTTGAAATGAATCCCAGCCGCAGGCTGCTCGGCTCCTTTAATCATGGCACGATGGCCAATGCACTCCCGCAAGCGATTGGCGCACAAGTCTCCAATCCGAATCGGCTAGTGGTTTCCTTATCCGGTGATGGGGGACTAACGATGCTGATGGGGGATCTGTTGACCCTGAAGCAGCATCAGCTTCCGATCAAGGTCGTGGTATTCAATAATGGAGCTCTCGGCTTCGTAGAGCTGGAGATGAAAGCCGCCGGCTTCCTGGAATCGGGAACAGAGCTCGTGAATCCCAACTTTGCTAAGGTGGCAGAGGCAATGGAGATTAAGGGGATACGTGTCGAGGACCCGGCTGAACTTCCAGAAGCTATGAAGCAAGCCTTCGACCATCCGGGGCCTGTACTTGTTGATGTTGTAGTGAACCGCCAGGAGCTGTCACTTCCGCCGCGCATCAATTTGAAACAGGCGGAGGGCTTTACCTTGTGGATGATGAAGGCGGTGCTGAATGGCCGAGGGGATGAACTGATTGAACTGGCGAAAACTAATCTGCTGCGCTGA
- a CDS encoding GTP pyrophosphokinase, whose product MKTPQIEQIKTMRNEIVRFMMKYKFALDEIETKIEILKEEFHSLHDYSPIEHTKSRLKSPESIMKKLMRKKCGFSLEAIEQEIHDIAGLRITCSFISDIYQVSEMLQKQNDLKVLKVKDYIKNPKPNGYQSLHLLVEVPVFLSDRVEHVCVEVQIRTIAMDFWASLEHKIFYKYNQEVPENLLRELKMAADSANALDHQMERLHREIKQIKDAQQEQELQELRRITISDREFHVPAALLDMFSVDSEPRE is encoded by the coding sequence ATGAAAACACCTCAAATTGAACAGATCAAGACGATGAGAAACGAAATTGTCCGCTTTATGATGAAATACAAGTTCGCACTTGATGAAATTGAGACGAAAATTGAAATTCTAAAGGAAGAGTTCCACTCGCTGCATGATTATAGTCCGATTGAGCATACCAAATCCAGACTGAAGTCTCCTGAGAGTATTATGAAGAAGCTGATGCGGAAAAAATGCGGCTTCTCCTTAGAAGCTATTGAGCAGGAAATTCACGATATTGCAGGCCTTCGGATCACATGTTCCTTCATTTCTGATATTTATCAGGTTAGTGAGATGTTGCAGAAGCAAAACGACCTTAAGGTATTAAAGGTCAAGGATTACATCAAGAATCCTAAGCCGAACGGTTATCAAAGCTTGCATTTGCTTGTTGAAGTGCCTGTCTTCTTGTCAGACCGGGTGGAGCATGTATGTGTGGAAGTCCAAATCCGCACGATTGCCATGGATTTCTGGGCCAGTCTGGAGCATAAGATCTTCTATAAATATAATCAGGAGGTTCCTGAGAACCTGCTTCGTGAGCTTAAGATGGCTGCTGACTCTGCGAATGCGCTCGATCATCAGATGGAGCGTCTGCATCGTGAGATTAAGCAGATTAAGGATGCACAGCAGGAGCAGGAGCTTCAGGAGCTTCGCCGTATTACCATAAGCGATCGGGAGTTCCATGTTCCGGCCGCACTGCTTGACATGTTTAGTGTCGACAGTGAACCAAGAGAATAA
- a CDS encoding MFS transporter: MNLKIFVLTIATFTVGLVELIIGGVLPMIAGDLNVSLSTAGQLITIYALVYAISGPTLLAVTGRVERKKLYLWSMLIFTAGSLLAAWSPNYAVLFATRIITAASGSLIVTLSLTIAVKIVPKEFQARVIGIISMGVSSSIVLGVPLGVVAEDYLGWRILFLIIGLLTLVAMVTIHLFLGKILTEQNVPLKSQLSSLKDVKIISAHLVTTLTLAGHYTLYAYFTPFLESTMHLNAFWISAAYFVFGLAAVSGGLIGGVLSDKLGSRKSILIVVGAFIAVLFLLPLSTQSKLLFTVVLFIWGVLSWALSPAQQSYLIQNAPGSSDIQQSFNFSALQVGIAVGSGLGGVVIDHSSSIQSNAWVGGGLMILAFLCAIYSLTRPAKLKRSTQKHESLEHQQMTGTSI; encoded by the coding sequence ATGAATCTTAAAATTTTCGTATTGACCATAGCCACGTTTACGGTAGGCTTGGTCGAGTTGATTATTGGCGGTGTTCTGCCTATGATTGCAGGCGACTTAAATGTCTCACTAAGCACAGCAGGACAGCTGATTACCATTTATGCGCTTGTGTATGCAATATCCGGTCCAACACTGCTTGCCGTCACCGGAAGAGTGGAACGGAAGAAGCTTTACTTATGGTCCATGCTAATTTTTACAGCAGGTAGTTTGCTGGCCGCATGGAGTCCTAATTATGCCGTATTGTTCGCCACAAGAATTATTACCGCAGCCAGCGGCTCGTTGATTGTTACTCTCTCTTTAACGATTGCCGTCAAAATCGTGCCAAAAGAATTTCAGGCCCGTGTCATTGGCATTATCTCCATGGGAGTCAGCTCTTCCATCGTGCTCGGGGTTCCCTTGGGGGTCGTAGCAGAGGATTATCTTGGCTGGAGGATTCTATTCCTGATCATTGGCCTGCTAACTCTGGTAGCCATGGTCACTATACATCTATTTTTAGGGAAAATTCTAACAGAACAAAATGTGCCGCTTAAGTCTCAGCTCTCCTCTTTAAAGGACGTCAAAATTATAAGCGCACATCTGGTCACCACCTTAACGCTTGCTGGCCACTATACGCTGTATGCTTACTTTACTCCGTTTCTTGAGAGTACGATGCATCTGAATGCCTTCTGGATCAGTGCAGCCTATTTCGTATTCGGCCTCGCTGCGGTCAGCGGCGGATTGATTGGCGGCGTATTGTCCGACAAGCTTGGCAGCCGTAAGAGTATCTTAATCGTTGTGGGAGCATTCATTGCCGTCCTCTTCCTGCTGCCGCTCTCAACACAGAGTAAACTGTTGTTTACTGTGGTGCTCTTTATTTGGGGGGTTCTCAGCTGGGCGCTGTCCCCGGCGCAGCAAAGCTATCTTATTCAAAACGCTCCGGGCTCCTCGGATATACAGCAAAGTTTTAATTTCTCGGCCCTCCAAGTGGGGATTGCCGTCGGATCGGGCCTAGGCGGTGTCGTGATTGATCACTCGTCCTCTATTCAGAGCAATGCTTGGGTCGGCGGGGGATTGATGATTCTTGCTTTCCTATGTGCGATCTACTCTCTTACGAGACCGGCAAAATTAAAAAGGAGCACACAAAAGCACGAAAGCCTTGAGCACCAGCAGATGACAGGTACAAGCATCTAA